In Onthophagus taurus isolate NC chromosome 6, IU_Otau_3.0, whole genome shotgun sequence, a genomic segment contains:
- the LOC111418134 gene encoding protein D2-like has product MEELQIVPDVIDQTPKELCKVSYPSGVNVDLGNVLTPTQVKDIPNVAWTADDSELYTICLTDPDAPSRTDPKFREWHHWLVGNIPGGNISEGETLSQYVGSGPPEGTGLHRYVFLIYQQNGKLNFDEPRLTNNSGDNRGGFSIKKFAEKYQLGQPIAGNFYQAEWDDYVPILYKQLAG; this is encoded by the coding sequence ATGGAAGAACTTCAAATTGTTCCGGATGTTATCGATCAAACACCAAAAGAACTCTGCAAAGTCAGCTATCCTAGTGGTGTAAATGTTGATCTCGGAAACGTTTTAACACCCACTCAAGTAAAAGACATTCCAAATGTCGCATGGACAGCCGATGATAGCGAATTATATACAATTTGTTTGACGGATCCGGATGCTCCAAGTCGCACAGATCCGAAATTTCGCGAATGGCATCATTGGTTAGTTGGAAACATTCCTGGAGGTAACATTTCCGAGGGAGAGACGTTATCTCAATATGTAGGATCTGGACCACCAGAAGGAACTGGGTTACATCGTtacgtttttttgatttaccaacaaaatggaaaattaaattttgatgaacCAAGACTTACAAATAATTCTGGTGATAATAGAGGAggattttctattaaaaagtttgcTGAAAAATATCAGTTGGGTCAACCTATTGCTGGTAATTTCTATCAGGCGGAATGGGACGATTATGTTCCTATTTTGTATAAACAATTGGCTGGATAA